In one Terriglobales bacterium genomic region, the following are encoded:
- a CDS encoding IclR family transcriptional regulator: MTRSEKETPATAVERALGILEAVAQRSGGMSNADISRRLEIPKSSASYILRALEKNGYVRRGEDGRYHLGLKVLNLSRHALAGIDVREIALPVMRDLMHRSQLTVHLAILDGDEAVYIEKVDSPGFIKMDTWVGKRMEIHTTGVGKALIAYEPEEKVHRIAQERGLRKVTPKSITAVQRFMKELEHVREVGYGIDDEENSLGVRCLGAPIFGEGDRVEAAIGVSATVNQVPREAVPRYSEMVKEAARKISAQLGWRPHLHR; encoded by the coding sequence GTGACCAGATCCGAAAAAGAGACTCCGGCGACCGCGGTGGAGCGCGCCCTGGGTATTCTGGAAGCAGTGGCGCAGCGTTCCGGAGGCATGTCGAACGCGGACATCAGCCGCCGTCTGGAGATTCCGAAGAGCTCCGCCAGCTATATTCTTCGCGCTCTTGAGAAGAATGGTTACGTCCGGCGAGGAGAGGATGGCCGGTATCACCTCGGCCTGAAGGTCCTGAACCTGAGCCGGCACGCGCTGGCAGGAATTGACGTCCGGGAAATTGCCCTGCCGGTGATGCGCGACCTGATGCATCGCAGCCAGCTCACGGTGCACCTGGCAATCCTTGATGGCGACGAAGCGGTGTACATCGAGAAGGTAGATTCGCCCGGTTTCATCAAGATGGACACCTGGGTGGGTAAGCGCATGGAGATCCACACGACCGGTGTGGGCAAGGCGCTGATCGCGTATGAGCCGGAAGAAAAGGTTCACCGAATCGCCCAGGAACGCGGTTTGCGGAAGGTAACGCCGAAGTCGATTACGGCCGTTCAGCGCTTCATGAAAGAGCTCGAGCACGTGCGCGAAGTCGGCTACGGCATAGATGACGAAGAGAACAGCCTGGGTGTCCGCTGCCTGGGCGCCCCTATCTTCGGCGAGGGCGACCGGGTGGAGGCCGCCATAGGCGTCAGTGCCACGGTGAACCAGGTGCCGCGAGAGGCGGTTCCGCGCTATTCGGAAATGGTGAAGGAAGCAGCCCGGAAGATATCGGCTCAATTGGG
- the aceA gene encoding isocitrate lyase translates to MSKNGKTTMNDWKTNSRWDGIERPYTTEDVDRLRGTLKIEYTLARLGAERLWDMMHTGPYVAALGALTGNQAVQMVSAGLQAIYVSGWQVAADANLSGQTYPDQSLYPADSVPSLCKRINNALIRADQIHHAEGKNGVNWFVPLVADAEAGFGGCLNAFELMKGMIEAGAACVHFEDQLSSAKKCGHLGGKVLVPTNEAVQKLIAARLAADVMGVPTLIMARTDANSAQLITSDIDERDRQFIDSPERTSEGFYRLRGGLECAIARGLAYAPYADMIWCETSEPNLEEARRFAEAVHAQFPSKMLAYNCSPSFNWKKKLDDQTIAKFQSELGKMGYKFQFVTLAGFHALNLSVFELARAYKDSGMAAYSRLQEKEFAREASHGYGAVKHQRFVGTGYFDQVATVVSNGACSTTALRGSTEEEQFSEVKAPLQMPPVSEREGLSMAAETSRSEPERMAGD, encoded by the coding sequence ATGTCAAAGAATGGAAAGACCACGATGAACGACTGGAAAACGAACTCACGCTGGGACGGGATCGAGCGTCCGTACACAACCGAAGATGTGGACCGTCTCCGCGGCACTTTAAAGATCGAATACACGCTGGCCCGGCTTGGCGCCGAGCGTCTCTGGGACATGATGCACACCGGGCCTTATGTCGCCGCCCTTGGCGCCCTCACCGGGAACCAGGCCGTGCAGATGGTCTCCGCCGGACTCCAAGCAATCTACGTAAGCGGATGGCAGGTCGCCGCCGACGCGAACCTTTCCGGCCAGACATACCCCGATCAGAGTCTCTACCCAGCCGACAGCGTTCCCTCGCTTTGCAAGCGGATCAACAACGCGCTCATTCGCGCCGATCAGATCCATCACGCCGAAGGTAAGAACGGCGTCAATTGGTTCGTGCCGCTGGTCGCCGACGCTGAGGCCGGTTTCGGTGGGTGCCTCAACGCCTTCGAGTTGATGAAAGGCATGATCGAAGCAGGCGCTGCCTGTGTTCACTTCGAAGACCAGCTCTCTTCGGCGAAGAAGTGCGGTCACCTCGGCGGAAAGGTCCTCGTGCCGACGAACGAGGCCGTACAGAAACTCATCGCTGCTCGTCTTGCAGCCGATGTCATGGGCGTACCCACGCTCATCATGGCCCGCACCGACGCCAACAGCGCACAGCTCATCACCAGCGACATCGACGAGCGCGACCGCCAATTTATCGACAGTCCCGAGCGCACCTCCGAAGGGTTCTACCGATTACGCGGCGGCCTCGAATGCGCCATCGCGCGCGGACTCGCCTACGCGCCTTATGCCGATATGATCTGGTGCGAAACCTCAGAGCCGAACCTCGAGGAAGCGCGCCGCTTCGCCGAAGCCGTCCACGCGCAGTTCCCCAGCAAGATGCTCGCCTACAACTGTTCGCCGTCGTTCAACTGGAAGAAGAAGCTCGACGATCAGACCATCGCAAAATTCCAGTCCGAGCTGGGGAAAATGGGCTACAAGTTCCAGTTTGTGACTCTCGCCGGATTCCACGCTCTCAACCTGAGCGTCTTCGAACTCGCTCGCGCCTACAAAGACAGCGGTATGGCCGCTTACTCGCGCCTCCAGGAGAAGGAGTTCGCACGCGAAGCGAGCCACGGTTATGGCGCGGTGAAGCACCAGCGTTTCGTCGGCACCGGATACTTCGACCAGGTGGCGACGGTTGTTTCCAACGGCGCGTGCTCTACCACGGCATTGCGTGGGTCGACCGAGGAGGAGCAGTTTTCCGAGGTGAAGGCCCCGTTACAGATGCCGCCGGTCAGCGAACGCGAGGGGCTTTCGATGGCAGCTGAGACGTCGCGGTCGGAGCCCGAGCGCATGGCCGGCGACTAG
- a CDS encoding diacylglycerol kinase family protein — MRVAIINGPRAADERTRPFRQAIDAEWTDEIGPGLDAILVFGGDGTVHRHLSRLAGAMSPVLVVPTGSGNDFASSLGIHNPGDSLRLWKRFIAGQGRVHWIDLGYANSDGDEQTHIFCNVANFGLDSEINRRANELSPFWRANGGYVLSLFPALLRYRAPVIKLIADGHLIERPILLAVAANGTRYGRGLKIAPHANMEDGFLDLCFVRDTSKVKVAALFPLVYIGKHLSLKEVEYLRFRHLRIECEHALDIYADGEFLCRTPAEIRAVPNALPVIAP, encoded by the coding sequence TTGCGAGTCGCCATCATCAATGGACCCCGTGCAGCGGACGAGCGCACCCGCCCGTTCCGGCAGGCCATCGACGCCGAATGGACTGACGAAATCGGTCCGGGCCTCGATGCCATTCTCGTCTTTGGTGGCGACGGTACAGTGCATCGACACTTGAGCCGCCTCGCGGGAGCGATGTCTCCGGTTCTCGTCGTCCCGACCGGCAGCGGCAACGACTTCGCATCATCGCTGGGCATCCACAATCCCGGAGACTCGCTTCGCCTCTGGAAAAGGTTCATCGCCGGACAGGGAAGAGTCCACTGGATTGACCTCGGCTACGCCAACAGTGACGGCGACGAGCAGACCCACATCTTCTGCAACGTTGCCAACTTCGGACTCGATTCCGAAATCAATCGCCGAGCGAATGAGCTATCGCCGTTCTGGCGTGCCAACGGCGGATATGTACTATCGCTCTTCCCGGCCTTGCTGCGATACAGGGCACCAGTCATTAAGCTCATCGCCGACGGCCATCTCATTGAGCGTCCGATACTGCTGGCCGTGGCCGCGAATGGCACCCGTTACGGACGCGGTCTGAAAATTGCACCGCATGCCAATATGGAAGACGGCTTCCTCGATCTCTGCTTTGTCCGCGATACGTCGAAGGTCAAAGTAGCCGCGCTTTTCCCATTGGTCTACATCGGAAAGCATCTCAGCCTGAAGGAAGTCGAATACCTGCGCTTCCGGCATCTCCGCATCGAGTGTGAACATGCCCTCGACATTTACGCCGATGGCGAATTCCTCTGCCGTACTCCCGCCGAGATCCGCGCCGTACCGAATGCGCTCCCGGTAATCGCGCCATAG